The genomic segment AGCGAAGCGATGGGAATATGGCGGCGACCATCGAGTAGAAGCTCACAATGGATCTCGTCGGAGATCACCAGAACATCATGGCGAATGGCAGATTGTGCGATGTGGCCGAGCTCTTCGCGGGTGAAAACCTTACCCGTTGGATTATGCGGATTGCAGAAAAGAAATACCCTTGAACGCCCCATCCCTTCGTCCAGAGCGTCTGCGTCGATGGAATAGCCGTCGTTACTTTCTCTCAGCGGGACCTCGATGCTTTGTAGTCCCCAATGTCGGTGAGCGGTCAGAATGGGGTTGTAGACAGGTGTCTGGATCAAGAGCCCGTCATCTGGTTTGGTCTCTGACTTGAGCGCCATGTTGAAGCCTGGCTCGACGCCAGGGAGGAAAACGATGTCGTCCGGGCTGATCGTCCAACCATACTTCTTCTGCATATCATCGACGATCTGTGTCCGCAGACTGTCCTGAGGCAGACAATAGCCGAAGACGCCGTGCTCGACGCGGTGACGAAGCGCCTCGATCACCGATGGCGGTGCGGCGAAGTCCATATCCGCCACCCACATCGGCAATATGTCCGACGGATAGGCACCCCATTTCTTGGCGTCTGTACCGAGGCGGGTAACAACAGTGTCGAAATCAAATGAAGTCATGGTTTCCAGTTTCTGGCTTTGCGCGTGAGACTTTGGGATGAGGTTGAAGCAGCATCAAGCCAGCTCGGCAAGGCGTTTCTCCAGACGCAAAAGCAATCTGTCTACCTCTGCCACAGCCTTGGTGCCGAGCGCCGCACCCGGGCGGCGCTGAGCCTGACTGGAGATAACGCCACGTTTTTCAAGCACGTATTTTCGCACCGCAAGACCGAGCCCGGGCTGCTGCTCGAAGCGGGCTAGAGGAAGATAGGCATCAAAAATGTCCTGTGCCCGATCGAGATTGCCCGCGCCGGCCAGTTTACAGACATTGACCATCATCTCCGGGAAGGCAAAGCCCGTCATTGCGCCATCGGCACCACGCGCCATTTCTTCCGGCAAGAACACCCCGCCGTTGCCGCAGAGAATGGAGATACGACGGCGACCGGCAGCTTCTGCAGCACGAAGTTCACTGATCTTGTCGAGCCCGGGCCAATCTTCATGTTTCAGCATCACCATGCTTGGAAGCGCTTCGATGATCGCACCGATCGTTCGTGGCGAAATCTGGACGCCCGTCACGAGAGGAAAGTCCTGCAAAACGAAAGGCACATCCTCACCAATCGTGGCAACGACGTTGCGATAATATCCGATAATCTGGTCGTCCGTGCGCAGGGAACCCGGTGGCGCGACCATGACACCTGCCGCTCCAAGGTCCATGACGGCTTTCGTCAACTCCCCGATGGCCGCAAGTCCCGGTGCCGAGACGCCGACGATGACGGGTCGTCCGGCGGAGCGGGCAAGAACCTGTTTTGTGATCGCAATCGATTCCTGTTGTGTAAGCTTCGGTGCCTCCCCCATGATGCCAAGAATGGTGAGGCCATCCGTGCCTTTGTCGAAATAGAAATCGACCATGCGATCGACGCTTGCGGTATCGATCGCTCCATCGTCCTTAAAGGGGGTGACGGCGATGATGTAAACGCCTTTGCTGTCGGCGGAAATGCGGCTCATACTCTGCCCTCTGCGGCCTTTGCGGGAAAGTGGCTATTCGTGCGCTGCGCGCTATTGGCGCGACGGCGCATTTCTGGCATGGCCGCACCCGGAAACGCAAGGCGCCCGCGCTGCCTATTGCCTCCGCCCAATCCCTGGTCTAATAATTTCATATGAAATTAATGTTCGCGATGGGAGCGAGATGACGACACAACGCATGCACGGAACGCCTACCGAACTCTCAGCAAACCCGGAGTTTCTGGATCTGGGCGAGCTTGGGCATTCGCTCGGATTTCTTCTTCAAATGGCGCACAAAGCTGCATCTGAGGAACAATCGGAACTCCTCAAGGACGACGATCTAGGCCTGAGTTTCAACGAGTTCATCGTCCTCAAGGCCGTAGCCCTCAACCCGGGCATTTCGCAGGGCTTCCTTGCTGACTTGTACCGAATCACCTGGCCAAGCATGAGCAGACTGATTGCGTCGATGGAAAAGCGTGATCTCGTTCGGCGGGTTATCCCTCCGGAAGATCGCCGCTGCGTTGGACTTTGCCTGACTGCTGAGGGAGAACGCGCAGTCGTCAAACTTTCGGTGGCCGTGAACGCAGCCAATGAACAGGTGTTCAGCCATCTCAATCCCGACGAGAGGCACGTGCTGGTAACACTCCTTCGACGCATCGTCGATCGCCACGCCGCCGGCGGATCTGACGCACTTCCGGCGGCAACTACCATCTAAGAATCCGTCCGCCGAGCAGCCAGCCACCAAAGGCCACCAAGGTTATTCCGATGAAGTACCACGTCGCCACAAACAGCGGGCTGTCGTCAGGGCAATGCAATGCATAAACGGACCCAGCAATTGCACCAGACGCAAACCCCGCGGCGGCACCGGCCAGTGACGGGCTCACAGGTGCTGCCTGCTTCAGCGCAGCGAAAATAAGGGCCAGCGGAGCGAGCGACAGAAGCGGAAGGAACAGCAGGCAAAAGCCAGGATTTTGACCAATGAGCCTTGCTCCCCATTCTCCCGAAGCAACGCTTCTCAACTCCAGAACAATCCCCGAGACAAACAGGAGGACCGGCACAGCAAGAATTGCGAGAGCTGGTTTGAGGGATACTCCCGGCTTTCCTATGATCAAGGCGATCCGGGTACAGGTTGCAGCCAGGATGAACATCAGGCCGATCTTGAATGCAACGCGAGGGGTCTGGATCGCTTGCGCAAGATCGGGGCGCAGGCCGATGGTACCAATCAGCAGCAGCACGGATATCAGAAGCCCGCCGATGACAGCGACTGCGAACACGGGATTGAAGCGATGCCTGACACGCGCATCCTGTGTCATGAGCTTGATGAGGTCGTCTGTCTGCACGCTATTCACTCCTGTAGAGCATCGCCAGCCCTTTAAGTGCTCGATGCAGCGCGACCCGCACGGCGCCCTCTGACATTTTGAGGCGTTCCGCAGTTTCCCGAATGCCATCTCCGCTCACGGAGATGGAACGAACGATTTCGCGTTGTGGATCACGCAATCCAGCGAGCATTTTCTCCAGGTCGGCCGGTTCCAGCCCCGATCGACGATCTTCAGCCTGTAGCGTTTCCATCACGTCATCGATCGGAACACTGATATGTCTGCCGCGCTTGCGAAAGCTGTCGATCATCTTGTTCCGGACGATGGTCGATAGCCATGGCCCTATAGGGCGCGACGTGTCCCATGTAGCGCGCTTGAGATGAACTGCCAGCAAAACCTCTTGAACAACGTCCTCCGCCTCACCCGCCGATATGCCAAGCATATTGCAACGCTTGCGGGCCATGGAACGCAGATAAGGCGTCACAGCCCGCAGAAAGCGATCATAGGCCGCGGCATCGCCATCCACGGCCAGACGCAGCCAGTTTCCCCACTCCACCTCACG from the Rhizobium rhizoryzae genome contains:
- a CDS encoding MalY/PatB family protein, whose protein sequence is MTSFDFDTVVTRLGTDAKKWGAYPSDILPMWVADMDFAAPPSVIEALRHRVEHGVFGYCLPQDSLRTQIVDDMQKKYGWTISPDDIVFLPGVEPGFNMALKSETKPDDGLLIQTPVYNPILTAHRHWGLQSIEVPLRESNDGYSIDADALDEGMGRSRVFLFCNPHNPTGKVFTREELGHIAQSAIRHDVLVISDEIHCELLLDGRRHIPIASLSAEIADRTITLMSASKTYNIAGLKAAFAIVTNPQLRQRFNASRLGLVDSVNLFGLEAAHAAYMSASEWREALLSYLEGNRDYLQSEIARRFPKIRIVPAQSTYLAWLDCSALDLPEPPQAFFLNRGKVAFSAGSDFGAAYGNFIRLNFGCPRSLLVEGLDRMTAALESRI
- a CDS encoding dihydrodipicolinate synthase family protein — translated: MSRISADSKGVYIIAVTPFKDDGAIDTASVDRMVDFYFDKGTDGLTILGIMGEAPKLTQQESIAITKQVLARSAGRPVIVGVSAPGLAAIGELTKAVMDLGAAGVMVAPPGSLRTDDQIIGYYRNVVATIGEDVPFVLQDFPLVTGVQISPRTIGAIIEALPSMVMLKHEDWPGLDKISELRAAEAAGRRRISILCGNGGVFLPEEMARGADGAMTGFAFPEMMVNVCKLAGAGNLDRAQDIFDAYLPLARFEQQPGLGLAVRKYVLEKRGVISSQAQRRPGAALGTKAVAEVDRLLLRLEKRLAELA
- a CDS encoding MarR family winged helix-turn-helix transcriptional regulator, which codes for MTTQRMHGTPTELSANPEFLDLGELGHSLGFLLQMAHKAASEEQSELLKDDDLGLSFNEFIVLKAVALNPGISQGFLADLYRITWPSMSRLIASMEKRDLVRRVIPPEDRRCVGLCLTAEGERAVVKLSVAVNAANEQVFSHLNPDERHVLVTLLRRIVDRHAAGGSDALPAATTI
- a CDS encoding NrsF family protein, producing the protein MQTDDLIKLMTQDARVRHRFNPVFAVAVIGGLLISVLLLIGTIGLRPDLAQAIQTPRVAFKIGLMFILAATCTRIALIIGKPGVSLKPALAILAVPVLLFVSGIVLELRSVASGEWGARLIGQNPGFCLLFLPLLSLAPLALIFAALKQAAPVSPSLAGAAAGFASGAIAGSVYALHCPDDSPLFVATWYFIGITLVAFGGWLLGGRILRW
- a CDS encoding sigma-70 family RNA polymerase sigma factor; this encodes MNQSAREVEWGNWLRLAVDGDAAAYDRFLRAVTPYLRSMARKRCNMLGISAGEAEDVVQEVLLAVHLKRATWDTSRPIGPWLSTIVRNKMIDSFRKRGRHISVPIDDVMETLQAEDRRSGLEPADLEKMLAGLRDPQREIVRSISVSGDGIRETAERLKMSEGAVRVALHRALKGLAMLYRSE